A stretch of Pelagicoccus enzymogenes DNA encodes these proteins:
- the hisG gene encoding ATP phosphoribosyltransferase codes for MFGLPKGSLEEPTIRLFQKAGWNIRKSSRSYKPSIDDSELDGRFVRSQEISRYVDHGFFDCGLCGYDWVVENESDVVEVCDLVYSRASNRPSYWVLAVPEASPIKEIKDLQGKRIATEVVGMTRKFLAKHGVEAEIEFSWGATEVKVPDMVDAIVDLTETGNSLRANKLRIVDTLLKTNTKLIANKKSWEDPKKRAKIENIAMMLQAALNAADKVGLKLNAKQENLDEILKILPALRNPTVNALSDKDWAAVEVVLQEKLVRDIIPKLKELGAVDIIEYPLNKVVR; via the coding sequence ATGTTTGGGCTGCCGAAGGGTAGCCTGGAAGAACCCACCATCCGCCTCTTCCAAAAGGCCGGATGGAATATACGCAAGAGCTCTCGCTCCTACAAGCCGAGCATCGACGATTCTGAGCTGGATGGACGTTTCGTCCGCAGCCAGGAAATCAGCCGCTACGTCGACCATGGTTTTTTCGACTGCGGGCTTTGCGGCTACGACTGGGTCGTGGAAAACGAATCCGACGTGGTTGAGGTTTGCGATCTGGTCTACAGCCGCGCCTCGAATCGCCCGTCCTACTGGGTTTTGGCGGTACCGGAAGCGTCTCCGATCAAGGAGATCAAGGACCTACAGGGCAAGCGCATTGCGACCGAGGTCGTGGGCATGACCCGCAAGTTTCTCGCAAAGCACGGTGTAGAAGCTGAAATCGAGTTTTCCTGGGGCGCGACCGAAGTTAAGGTACCCGACATGGTGGACGCCATCGTGGACTTGACCGAAACCGGAAACTCCCTCCGCGCCAACAAGCTCCGCATCGTCGATACGCTGCTCAAGACCAATACGAAGCTCATCGCCAACAAGAAGAGCTGGGAAGATCCCAAGAAGCGGGCCAAGATCGAGAACATCGCCATGATGTTGCAGGCGGCCCTTAACGCTGCGGACAAGGTGGGCCTCAAGCTCAACGCGAAGCAGGAGAATCTCGACGAGATCCTCAAGATTCTGCCCGCCCTGCGTAACCCCACCGTCAACGCGCTGTCCGACAAGGACTGGGCAGCGGTCGAAGTGGTGCTGCAGGAAAAGCTGGTGCGCGACATCATCCCCAAGCTTAAGGAGCTGGGAGCGGTCGACATCATCGAGTACCCGCTGAACAAGGTGGTTCGCTAG
- the rpsA gene encoding 30S ribosomal protein S1, whose protein sequence is MSELLAQTSFDQLKEGSIVKGTITEIRQNEVVVDIGGKSEGLVPGQEFVDLGELQIGEEIEVYLEKLENKEGNPLLSFDKAEQKKNWENIITKCEEGSIVQGRVKGKVKGGLIVAMGVDAFLPASHIDIQPPKNLDQYVGQTYDYKVLKINLERKNIVLSRRELIEEQRASKRRDLLERVNPGDVVKGVVKNITDFGAFIDLDGMDGLLHITDMSWGRISHPSEMLKQGEEIDVMIIEINREKERVSLGLKQTKSNPWQDIEAKYPIGAKVAGKVVNLVPYGAFIEIEEGVEGLVHVTEMSWTKRITKPSELLKVGDEVEAVVLGIQKDEEKISLGIRQLDPNPWDMVVHNYPVGAHVHGKVRNITTYGAFVELEEGIDGMVHVSDMSWTRKINHPSEVLKKGDEIDALVLDVDTGNQRISLGMKQLADDPWADIDGRFRIGDVVSGTVSKITSFGAFVELQDHIDGLVHISQISEERVEKIKDVVDIGSEVTARVIKIDREERRLGLSIKAANYDDSQLAQETATYDNMSDGGDLMNLGDILDQASNK, encoded by the coding sequence ATGTCTGAACTTCTCGCCCAGACTTCCTTCGACCAGCTCAAGGAAGGTTCAATCGTAAAGGGCACCATCACCGAAATCCGCCAAAACGAAGTAGTCGTTGATATCGGCGGTAAGTCCGAAGGACTTGTTCCTGGCCAAGAATTCGTCGACCTCGGCGAACTTCAGATCGGGGAAGAAATCGAAGTCTACCTCGAAAAGCTCGAAAACAAGGAAGGCAATCCGCTTCTTTCTTTCGACAAGGCCGAGCAGAAGAAGAACTGGGAGAACATCATCACCAAGTGTGAAGAAGGTTCGATCGTACAGGGCCGCGTTAAGGGCAAGGTCAAGGGCGGTCTCATCGTTGCGATGGGCGTCGACGCATTCCTTCCTGCTTCCCACATCGATATCCAGCCTCCCAAGAATCTCGACCAGTACGTTGGCCAGACTTACGACTACAAGGTTCTCAAAATCAATTTGGAGCGTAAGAACATCGTTCTTTCCCGCCGCGAGCTGATCGAAGAGCAGCGCGCTTCCAAGCGTCGCGACCTCCTCGAGCGCGTCAACCCTGGCGATGTCGTCAAGGGTGTGGTCAAGAACATCACCGACTTCGGCGCGTTCATCGACCTCGACGGCATGGACGGTCTCCTCCACATCACCGACATGAGCTGGGGTCGTATCTCTCACCCGAGCGAAATGCTCAAGCAGGGTGAAGAGATCGATGTAATGATCATCGAGATCAACCGTGAGAAGGAGCGTGTCTCCCTCGGTCTCAAGCAGACCAAGTCCAACCCGTGGCAAGACATCGAGGCCAAGTACCCAATCGGCGCCAAGGTTGCCGGTAAGGTCGTTAACCTCGTTCCTTACGGTGCCTTCATCGAAATCGAAGAAGGTGTGGAAGGTCTCGTGCACGTTACCGAAATGTCTTGGACCAAGCGTATTACCAAGCCAAGCGAGCTCCTCAAGGTTGGGGACGAAGTGGAAGCAGTGGTTCTCGGCATCCAGAAGGACGAGGAGAAGATCTCCCTCGGTATCCGCCAGCTGGATCCAAACCCATGGGACATGGTCGTTCACAACTACCCAGTTGGCGCCCACGTACACGGCAAGGTTCGCAACATCACCACTTACGGTGCGTTCGTGGAGCTCGAAGAAGGCATCGACGGCATGGTTCACGTGTCCGACATGTCCTGGACACGCAAGATCAACCACCCATCCGAAGTCCTCAAAAAGGGCGACGAGATCGATGCGTTGGTACTCGACGTGGACACTGGCAACCAGCGTATCTCCCTCGGCATGAAGCAGCTTGCTGACGATCCTTGGGCAGACATCGACGGTCGTTTCCGCATCGGCGACGTTGTTTCCGGTACCGTTTCCAAGATCACTTCTTTCGGCGCCTTCGTCGAACTGCAGGATCACATCGACGGTCTCGTGCACATCAGCCAGATCAGCGAAGAGCGCGTAGAGAAGATCAAGGACGTCGTAGACATCGGCTCCGAAGTCACTGCTCGCGTTATCAAGATCGACCGCGAAGAGCGCCGCCTCGGCCTCTCCATCAAGGCTGCTAACTACGACGACAGCCAGTTGGCTCAGGAAACTGCCACTTACGACAACATGAGCGACGGTGGCGACTTGATGAACTTGGGCGATATCCTCGACCAAGCTTCCAACAAGTAA
- a CDS encoding NADH-quinone oxidoreductase subunit A yields MTVSDFVPVLIQIALAAGLAGAILTGSVLFGQRGSKNKIKNYAYECGIKSDGKTSTRFSVKFYVTAMLFILFDIEVLFLIPWVLVYRDFVANSLPILGPILFFLGVLVVGLFYELKKGALEWEK; encoded by the coding sequence ATGACCGTTTCTGACTTCGTACCTGTATTGATCCAAATCGCCCTCGCAGCGGGACTCGCCGGAGCCATCCTAACTGGGAGCGTGCTTTTCGGCCAGCGTGGATCAAAGAACAAGATTAAGAACTACGCCTACGAGTGCGGCATAAAGTCAGACGGCAAAACGAGCACCCGCTTCTCCGTAAAGTTTTACGTGACCGCGATGCTCTTTATCCTCTTCGATATCGAAGTGCTCTTTCTGATCCCCTGGGTGCTGGTGTACCGCGATTTCGTGGCCAACAGCCTTCCGATTCTTGGCCCCATCCTCTTTTTCCTCGGAGTGCTCGTCGTCGGGCTTTTCTACGAGCTGAAAAAGGGCGCGTTGGAGTGGGAAAAGTAA